ACTTCTTGAGCTGGCAGACCTGGATGCCCTGGTCTTAACGCGAAGCGAAGAGGGCATGTCTTTGTTTTTTCGCCAGGGAGATCAAATTGATTTGCCGACGCGTGCTCAGGAAGTGTTTGACGTGTCCGGGGCCGGAGATACGGTTCTGGCCCTTGTCGGCATAGGGCTTGCGGCCAAACTCTCTTTAAAACAAGCCGCAACCGTGGCCAACATTGCCGCGGGTATTGTCGTGGGGAAGGTGGGAACCTCCACGGTCAGCAGCCGCGAGATTATGCAAGCCGTTTTGCAAAACGGCTTGCCTGAAGAAAGCAAGATTCAGACGTCTCAGGCCCTCGCTGATATCCTCAGCCATGCACGTAAGTATGGCAAACGCGTTGTTTTTACGAATGGCTGTTTTGATTTGCTCCATGCCGGACATGTGAGTTATCTACAGCGTGCCCGCGAGCTTGGCGATATCCTTGTTGTTGGTTTGAATACGGATCAATCCGTCCAACGACTTAAAGGACCAACCCGGCCACTGGTCAACGAAGACGATCGTGCCTTTGTGATCGCGGCACTGGCGTGTGTCAGCTATGTGGTGTTATTTGACGAAGATACGCCATTGGAATTGATTAAAGAGCTCCGTCCCGATGTTTTGGTGAAAGGGGCAGACTACACCCTGGACAACGTCGTGGGTCGTCGTGAAGTGGAAAGCTGGGGGGGAGCCGTTGAGCTGATTGAGTTTATTCATGGTCGCTCAACGACGGGTATTGTCGAGCGTATTCTGGCGTCACAATAGCCACGGTTCGACGATTCAGGTCAGGCGGTTTTTATCCTATTGATTCTGAAAGCAAGACGGAAAGCGCTGCTGACGAGGAAAAGATCCCAAATAGTGCCATGAAGGCTGGTTAAGAACTCCCCGCTAAGCACGGGCAAAACATTAATGCAAAATTTCACCTGTTTTAAGGCATACGATATCCGTGGACCATTGGCTGACGGGTTAAATGAAGAGGTTGTCTATCTCTTCGGTTCAGTACATGCTGAAACCTGTGGTGGTCGGCTTCTTGTCGAAGGGGGCTCGGGAACAGGAGTCGTAGGGCGAATTTTGCATAGCAAGAGGGCATGATTTTGTCAGTTAGGCTAGTGCAGAAGGCTGGACCCGTTATTGATATTGTTCTTGCCAGCTACAATGGGGCAGACTTTATTCAACAGCAGATCGAATCTATCCAAGCGTGCGCTGGTTACGATGAGTTGGTTGCCCGGATTCTTGTGGTGGATGATGGTTCCTCTGATGCGACATTGACCATCGTTTCATCTCTGGCAAAAAGTGATGGAAAAATTTCTTTTTTTGCCGGTGGGGATTCTCCCTTGGGGGTTGTCGGCAATTTCTCTCGCGGCTTGAAGTTGACTTGTGCTCCTTATGTGATGTTTTGTGATCAAGATGATGTTTGGCTGCCCAATAAGATTAAGTTGAGCTTGCATGCAGTCGTTGGTGTTGAAAGTAGCGTGGGGAGGCACATTCCTGTTCTCACTTATTCAGATTTGAAAGTTGTCGATTCGCGTTTGCAGGTCTTGGCTGACTCTTTTTGGGCTTATCAGGGTATCCCGGAAAGCTGGGGTGAGCGTTTTAGCCAATTGTTGGTCCAGAATGTGGCTGCCGGCTGTACGATGCTTTTTAATCGCGCTCTCGTTGAAAAAGCCTGCCCTTTTCCTGGGCAGATAATGATGCATGACTGGTGGATGCTCCTTGTTGCCCATGTTTTCGGCAAGGTGGTACGCCAACCGCAGACCTTGGTTTTGTATCGACAGCATTCCTCCAATCAAATTGGCGCTAAAAAGCTGTCAGGGGTGCTTTTTTTTCAGTTTGTACCGCTATTGCGTCAAGCATGGAGCAATTTGTACCGATTAAGTGATCAGGCCCGTGCTTTTTCGGCATGCTTTAAACGAGAACTCCAAGGATTCCAACCTGAGTCAGAACTGAAAACATTGCAGTTTTTGGTAGGGCTTTCTTCGTTTTCCACGGTAAAAAAGGTGGGAGCATTGGTCGACGGAACGATAAGAAAGAGCAATTTGTTTCGCAATGTTTGTCTGTTTTTTTTACTCTTGTTTCCACCTTATCGTAAGAGCGATTGATTTTAGGCGGATCGGGGAAAAGTTTCGGTCTATAAAGGAGCTGAAAGGGAGTGTTGATTCGGGTTCTCTTATCCTTTTTATCCAGGTTTTTGATAAGGTCTTTATTCCTATTGCTTCAGACAAGGAATAACTACACATTTACTCCTGTTTAGTGTATAAATAGCGAGCTTTTCTGAACTGTTACTAACGCGCTGATTCTCTCTAGCCAAGCTGGGGAGGACACCTGAAAATAGGGGGGGACTTGAAGGTAGTTGTTACAGGAGGAGCGGGCTTTATCGGTTCCGCAGTGATCCGCCACATCATTCAAGATACCGAGGATTCTGTCGTTAATCTCGATAAGTTGACATATGCCGGTAACCTTCAATCGTTACAGCAGGTTGCTGATAGTCGTCGCTATTTTTTCGAGAAAGTCGATATTTGCGATCGTGCCGAAGTTGAACGGGTGTTTAACCAGCATCAACCTGACGTGATTATGCATTTAGCGGCAGAAAGCCATGTTGATCGTTCTATTGACGGACCGGCTGCATTTATCGAAACGAATATTGTCGGGACCTATACGTTGTTGGATGTCGCCCGTCAGTATTGGAGCCAGTTGGACGAAGTACGCAAGTCAGTGTTTCGTTTTCATCATATTTCCACTGATGAGGTCTATGGTGACCTTGAAGAAGCCGACGACCTGTTTGTTGAAGATATGGCGTATGCGCCCAGTTCTCCCTATGCGGCAAGCAAGGCCAGCTCGGATCATTTGGTTCGTGCTTGGAATCGTACCTTTGGGCTTCCGGTTGTTGTGACCAACTGTTCGAATAATTATGGTCCATACCATTTTCCGGAAAAATTGATCCCACTGATGATTCTAAATGCACTGGAAGGAAAATCTTTGCCGGTTTATGGTTCTGGAAAGCAAATCCGCGATTGGTTGTATGTCGAGGACCATGCTCGGGCACTGTACACAGTGTTGACGACCGGAGAGATTGGTGAGACCTATAATATAGGTGGCCACAACGAAAAGAAGAATATTGAAGTCGTTCAGGCGATTTGTGCCTTGCTTGAAGAGTTGTCTCCTCAAAAACCGGCAGGTATCACCAATTATGTTGACCTGATTACCTATGTTCAGGATCGTCCTGGCCACGATTTACGCTATGCTATTGACGCCGGAAAAATCCAACGTGAGTTGGGCTGGGCGCCTCAAGAAACCTTTGAGAGTGGTTTGCGCAAGACGGTTCAATGGTATTTAGATAATCAGCTGTGGTGTCAGCATGTCCAGGATGGTTCCTATCAGCGCCAGCGGTTGGGGATGAATGTCGCTGTGACGACACAGGATGGAGAGTAGACTGTGGGTACGTTGCGAATTGCTCTGATTGGTGCCAACGGTATGCTGGCCAGCATGTTTCGACGGACAACTCCTCCAACTGTTCAGCTGTACCCGTTTGACCTGCCGCAGTTTGATTTGACCGATCACGACCAGGTGCGATCACTGTTGTTCGATCTGGCTCCTGAGATTATCATCAATTGTGCCGCTTTTACCCAAGTGGACAATTGTGAAACACAGCAGTCATTGGCTTATGCGGTGAATGGGGCTGGACCAGGGGTGCTGGCCGAGGTCGCCAGGGAGATCCAAGCGACGCTGGTGCATATTTCGACTGATTTTGTTTTTTCTGGTGAGAAGACAACGCCCTATACTGAAGATGACCCGACAGGTCCTATAAGTGTCTATGGTAAATCCAAGTTGCAGGGAGAACAGACGATTCGCGAGAGTGGTTTGTCCCAGTACTATATTGTGCGCACCAGTTGGCTCTATGGTCCTGAAGGTCCCAACTTTGTCGAGACCATGATTCGATTGGCCGGCGAACGGGAAGTTCTTGGGATCGTCGCCGACCAATTAGGGTCCCCGACGTCCACCTATGATCTGGCTGATGCGGTCTGGCGATTGCTGGCTTTGACAGATGGAGCGCGGCCACGAGCCGAATACGGAATTTACCATTACAGTAACGAAGGGGTATGCAGCTGGTACGACTTTACTTGTGAAATTGTTTCTCAGTTGCACCAGTTCGATCAGAAGCTGGTGGTGAAAACGATCAACCCCATCGCGACAACCGATTATCCGGTTCCTGCTGGACGACCAGCTTATTCTGTTTTGAGTAAAGAAAAGATCACGCAGCAAATTGGCTTAAAGGTTCCCGCTTGGCAGGTCAGTTTGCATCACTATCTGCAGGAGCGATTCAACGCTTAGGGCGATGCCACATTGGAGAGCCCGTAACGATTTGAATTGATGATTTTAACGAGGAGTTTCATGTCGGGAATAAAAAAAGGGATTGTCCTCGCCGGTGGAGCGGGTACCCGCCTTTATCCGCTGACCTTGGTGGCCAGTAAGCAGCTGCAGTCCGTTTACGACAAACCGATGATTTATTATCCACTGTCAACATTGATGCGGGCAGGGGTGCAGGATATCTTGATTATTTCAACACCCCAGGATACCCCTCGGTTTCAGGAACTGCTGGGGGATGGTTCACGCTATGGTCTCCGATTGAGCTACGAGGTTCAGGCTGAGCCGAAAGGGATTGCACAGGCTTTTCTCGTCGGAGAAGAGTTTATCAACGGTGAACCGGTTTGTCTGATCCTTGGAGACAATATCTTTTACGGCAAGATGGGGTTGACGAAAATCTTTTCTGGGTTTGAAGGTGGGGCGAAGGTTTTTGGCTACCCGGTAAACGATCCTGAACGTTACGGGGTGGTGGAATTTGATGCCGGCGGAAAGGCGATTGGTTTGGAGGAAAAGCCACAGCAGCCGAAGTCCCGCTATGCGGTTCCTGGGCTTTATCTGTACGATAGTAAAGTTGTCGAGATTACTCGTGCCCTCAGGCCATCAGCACGAGGTGAGTTGGAGATTACCGATGTCAATCTCGAATATCTCAAGCGTGGCGAGTTGCAGGTTGAAAAATTGGAGCGCGGAATTGCTTGGTTGGACACCGGCACCCATCAGAGCCTGCTGGAGGCCAGCCACTTTATCGGCACCCTTGAAGCGCGACAGGGGTTAAAAATCGCCTGCCTTGAGGAGGTCGCGTATAAAAAGGGTTACCTGACAGCTGAACAAATGGCTCAGGTTATTAACAACACGCCGCCGTCAAGCTACCGCAGCTATCTGGAGATGGTGTTAAGTGATGGAGTCCATTGATGGACGTGATTAAAACGGCAATCCCGGAAGTTTTGATTTTTGAACCCCGGGTTTTTGGGGACGATCGCGGTTTTTTTTATGAGAGTTTCAACCTCCGGCACTGGCAGGAACTTAGTGGCCTGCAACGTGAATTCGTCCAAGACAACCACTCCCGGTCATCCCGTGGGGTATTGCGCGGTCTTCATTATCAACTTCCGCCGGCAGCTCAAGGGAAACTGGTGCGCTGTACGGTGGGTGAGGTCTATGATGTGGCGGTGGATATCCGTCGATCATCGCCAACATTTGGGCAGTGGGTTGGTGTAAGTCTTTCGGCGGAAAACAAGCGTCAGTTGTGGATTCCCGAGGGGTTTGCCCATGGCTTCGTTGTGTTGTCTGAGGTCGCAGAGTTTTTATACAAAACCACCGATTATTATGCTCCGGAATGTGAGCGCTGTATCCGTTGGGATGATCCGGATATCGCCATCGAATGGCCTTGTGTTAACCCGCAGCTTTCAGCAAAAGACCACAAAGGTGGTTGTTTGAGTGCTGCTCAGGTGTTCGAAGGATAGCTGACGGGCCATTTATACAATTCACCTTACTGGCCCGACCGCAGTTTTTTCTTTGATAGAGAGACGAGTTCTTTGATTCTTCACTCCGATAAAACCGTCATATTTTTATTGCGCTTGTTTTTTTTCATCATCGGCGGTTCCGGACTGATTGTTTCTCTGCTGCTCGGAAACAGTTGCCCTTTATGTGAACCTTCTCAGGGATGCAAGAGCGTGGACGTTGCCCAGTCCACGGGATTTCGATCATTCATTTCTTATGACATCGAGCTGGACGAATTCGACGACACCTCGTCCGGGTTCGTTCCTGGGTTATTTGAGCCGACATCAGAGTTTTTCTTCCTGAAAGCAGAAAGCGGGCGATTTTCAGCCGCTGATCGTTTGTTCTTCGCGTGCAGCTGGCCTCCCGTGTGCTCGCGTCCCCCTCCGACCATCAACGCCTGAATAACCGTTGCTGCCTGTTGACGGTGCAGCCCCTTATCGCGCCCAAAGAACGCAGAGACTGCCAAGAGAGAAAACTCAAGGGCAAGATTTTCAGAGAAAATTTCCTTGGCGGGAGTGGCCGTCTTGAAAGAGAGCCGACATCGAGAGAAGAGGATTGTCTTGTACCCTTCTTTCTCTGTCGTCTCGGTCGTTTCTGTGATCCGACAGGCGGTGAAACCATCGATAAAATAAGAGAATTTCCAGTTTTTTGCCTACTTGACGCTACGGCAACAATGTGCAACTATCACGATTTGCATTTTTGGCTGAGGAGAATAATGCTCAATGAAAAAATTTTTGAAACAATGGCGCCCCTATCTCGTCTACGGCGGGGTTTTTAGCCTTTTTATAAATGTACTGCAACTGACATTTCCTATCTACATGCTGCAGATCTACGACCGAGTCCTGTCCAGTTACAGTATGCCGACCCTTTTTGCCATTACCGTTGCAGCAGTGTTGTCTCTGATTGTTATGGCCTCCCTTGAGTTTGTCCGCTCAAGGTTGTTGGTTCGCTGTGGCGTGGCCATTGATCAGGCATTAAGTCGCAATGTTCTTGATAGCGTTTTGAAACAAGCTGCAATTACAGGAACTCCTCCTGACCAGGCAACGTTGCGTGATGTAAATATTTTACGAAATTTCTTTGCGGGTAATGCGATTTTTACCCTGTTTGATATCCCTTGGACACCTTTATTTCTAGCTGTAATCTACATCCTTCACCCGCTTCTTGGTTTGGTCGCGACTGGTGGTGCGGTCCTTTTGATCATTTTTGCGCTAATCAATGAAAAGGTCACGAGGAAACCGCTGGATGCTGCAAATGTGGTGAATGGTTTTTCGATGAAATTTGTCGAAACCGCACGTCGCAATGCCCAGTCTGTGCGCAGCATGGGGATGCTTTCCGGTGTGACCTCACGGTGGCAAGGCTATAATGATACTGTCACGAAACTTCAAACGCAATCCAGTCGTCAAGCTGGGCTTATTCAATCCCTGTCAAGTTGGTTGCGTCAGTCCATGCAAGTGTTTATCTATGGCGTTGGCGCTTGGTTGACCTTGAAAGGGGAGGCGACCGCTGGTTGTATGATTGCATCATCCATTATCATGGGTAAGGCTCTTGGACCTGTTCAAACAGGGATAGCGACATGGAAGAGTATGGTAGAGGCGCGAAGTGCTTGGCGTCGACTGGATGCTCTTTTTAGTCGCTCAACCAATGAAGACAGTATGGATTTACCTTCACCAAAGGGAGAGCTAACTGCAGAGCATGTTAGTTTTTCCATTCAGAATACAACGATTCTTCGCGATATTAGTTTTCAGATTCAACCGGGAGAATCTTTGGGCTTAATTGGTCCGTCGGGGGCTGGAAAGTCAACCCTGTGTCGTCTTTTACTTGGGATCTGGCCTTCAACCACAGGGAGTGTACGGCTCGATGGGGCGGATGTTTATGCTTGGGATCAAGAAAGACTTGGTCCCTATATCGGTTATTTACCTCAGGATGTCGAACTTTTCCCCGGGACCGTTGCAGAAAATATCTCTCGATTAAATGAGGTCAGTTCTGAAGATGTCATAGCTGCTGCTCAACAAGCTGGTGTCCATGAATTGATTTTGACTTTGCCTGGAGGTTACGATACGCGGATAGGTGAAGGGGGCATTGTGCTTTCTGGCGGTCAACGGCAGCGGATCGGTTTAGCTCGTGCCTTATTTGGCAAGCCGAAACTCGTTATTCTGGATGAACCAAATTCTAATCTTGACGATGAAGGCGAGAAAGCATTGCTGGCCTCGTGGCCAACTCTTAAAGAACAAGGAACGACTCTTATCGTCGTATCTCACAAGCCTGGGTTGCTGGCAGGCGTGGATAAGATTTTGATGTTGAGAAATGGACAGCTGGCGATGTTTGGTCCGCGTGATGCCGTTTTCCAAAAACTTATGGAAGTTCAAGCTCAGCAAAAAGCTGGATAGATGACCTCTTGAAAATAGGGGGATGCCGGTATTGCTTATCTACAAGGTTAAAATTAAAGGCTTATATATATGGAACAAAAACAGAACTGGTTGCGTCGGCTGTTAAACAAAAATCGGATAACCGATGAAGATTATGCTCAGATGGAAGATGAAAACAGCCCGCCTCCTAAGCTTAATGTCATTTTTGCCGACAGTCGCCGCATTATTATGTCCGGTTTGCTGATCATTTTGGTTTTTTTTGGTATAGGCGGTGCTTGGATAACGTTGGCCGAAATAAGCGGCGCGGTTATTTCCTCAGGCGAGGTGAGGGTGGATACCGAGCGTAAAACAGTCCAGCATCTTGAAGGGGGAATCATCAAAGAGATTAAGGTCCGCAACGGTGACAAGGTAGAAAAAGGGCAGACTCTCATTGTTCTCGACAGCTCCCGGATTATTTCAGAGACTGAGCAGGTACGTCTGCGCCTGGCTGCTGCACGCCTTGCAGACATCCGTCTCCAGGCGGAACGCGGCATGACTGCGCAGGTGCCGTGGCCTAAATCCGAGCCCGGCATTCCCGAGGCCAAATATCGCGAACTCCTCGAGTCGGCGCAAAAGGTGTTTGCCTCCCGGCGTCAGGCGTTGACTGAGCAGATCTCCATGCTCAAAAAGCAGATAGCCCAGCTCACAGAGCAGGATTCCAGCCTCCAGGGGCGTGTCAGGGCGGAAAAAAAGATTATCGCTGCTCTGCAAGAAGAACTCGAAGCCAAGCAAGTTTTGTATGAGCGCCAGTATATCGACAAAACCCGTATTCTCGAGCTTGAGCGTAACATTGCCGAACACGAAGGTATCCAGGCCCAGCTTCACGGCTCTCGTGCTGAATTGCGTGAGCGCATTGCCGAGCTTGAGCTGCGTATGAGCGCCCTGCAAAGCGAGTATCGCCAGAAAGCCACAGAGGAACACAACCAGAACCAACAGCGCATCTACGATCTGCAGCAGCAGCTCCTTCCGCTGATCGATGCCAGTAATCGCCTCAACATCACTGCCCCTGTATCCGGAGAAATTATTGCCATGCAGGTTCATTCCGTCGGTGGAGTCATAAGGTCAGGCGAACCCATTCTCGATATTGTCCCCGAGGGCAGCCCTCTCATTGTGGAATGCAATATCCAAGTCAAAGATATCACGCATGTTCATAAAGGGCAGGAAGCCGACGTGCAACTCCTTGCCTTCGAACAGCGCACCACCCCCAAAATCCACGGCAAGGTCGTCTATATCTCCGCCGACCGTATTCTGCGTAAAACCGCATACGGAGAGCAGCCCACATATATTGTCCACGTAGAGCTGGATAAGGTTGAGCTGCATGAAAATGATCTGTACATCAGCGCCGGCATGCCGGCCGCAGTGTTCATAAAAACCGAACCCCGTACCGTGCTCGACTACCTCATCGAGCCCCTCAAGGAAAACTTCGATCGCGCTCTACGCGAAACCTGATTACTTAATCTCTCGGTAAAACTCAGACCCTGCTCTTTTGACGGGGCAGGGCTGAGTTACTGATTTGTGTCATTGCGGTCCGACCCGCAATTTCTATAGCCGTTGTGTGAGCCTTTACCATCATGGCAGACAAAATCACCAACCCTTTAAGTCGCGGCATTGCTTTTGGTGCCGAACATATTCGCTCTTAAAAAAAAACGGACGATCTGCTACCATCCACCATCATGTTAAACAGCGGTAATTACTCAACTTGACAACTAGAGGCCAGGAAAGCCCATGCGCACATTACAAAAAATATTTTATGCCGCGTCATTCTTTATGATGTGCAGCATCCCAGTGCATGCTGCCACTGTACCCCTTACTCTTCAGGAGTGCATTCAGCGCGGTCTCCAATACAACCCTGAAATCAATGCTTATCGCCTCGCCAAAAAAGAGGCAGACCGCGGTATCGAAGAAGCTTGGGGTGCCTTCCTCCCCACTCTCAGCCTCCACTACAGCTATAATAAACTGAACAACGGTTCCGCTGACGAGAGCGACAACGACTATCTCGATCAAAACAGCAACAGCTTCAGTGCCCGTTTGACCCAGCCTCTCTTCACCGGTTTTTCCGGCGTTGCAGGGCTAAAACGCGCACGTGCCAACAGGGAATATCGCGAAGCCGAGCTACGTTATATTGAAAACCAACTTATAAAAGAGATAAGTATCAGCTATTATGATCTCCTCTATGCCCAACGCCGTACCAGCCAGTGGCGAGAATCGGTGCAGCGCCTTGAAGAGCAGCAGGAAATCGCAGCCGCATGGGTGGAGCAGCGCCTCGCGCCTATGTTGCGTCTCCACGAAATTGCTGCTGAGCTTTCCAATGCTCATCACGAACTTACTCGCGCCATTTCGGACCAGGCCATAGCCCGTGCGCAGATACGTGAATGGCTTGCTCTCTCTCCCGGCGAAGAGATCAATGTCAGCGGTAGCCTGATGACTCAAGGCGAAGAGCCATGCCCAGATCTGCAGGCCTGTATTGAAACCGCCCTTGAGCAGCGCCCTGAAATTGAACTGAGTCAACTCACGATTGAGATTGCCCGCCAGGACGCCAAAGCCATCCTGGCTCGCAACCTTCCCCACGCTGAACTGGATACCTCTTGGACCGACTACCAGCGTGAATACGATACCAACTATCCCGAGGATGATCGCGATTATTACAGTGTAACGCTGAACCTGAGTCTCAAGCCCTTCCAGGGAGGGCGGAATATCTCTGCCTGGCGCAAGCAGCGCATTGTCGTCGATCGCTATCGCCAGCAGCTCGCCAGCCAGCGCAATGCCATCGCTACTGAAGTCAATACGAGCTTCGAGCAGCTCACCCAGGGCAAAGCTCGCATCAAGGATGCCCGGAAAACCATTGAACATGCGGTCGCTGCATATCAGGTCGCCAAAAAATCTGCTGAGATGGGCATGTATTCTCTCGATGATCTTCTCGAAGCGGAGCTGCGCCTTACCCGTGCTGAGCTCAAACTCACCGATGCCTATATCGCGACTCGCAAGGCAACCGCGGAACTCAGCTACGCCATATGTAGCACTTCTTTATTTTAAAGCGCAAAAGAGCTATGCAGCATTATTCATCCAAGCCATCGTACGTAATTATTCATGCCTGGAAATACCGCCAGCTCATATGGCAAATGGCCAAGCGCGAGGTTGTCGGGCGTTATCGCGGTTCTATCCTGGGGTTATTCTGGTCTTTTTTTCAGCCCATATTTATGTTGAGTATCTATACCTTCGTTTTTAGTGTCGTTTTTCAGGCCAAATGGGGCGCGACACATTCTGAAAGCAAAACCGAGTTTGCTATTATCCTGTTTTCCGGGCTCATTATCTTTAATTTTTTTGTAGAAGTTATAAACCGAGCTCCGGATATGATTATTCAAAATGTAAGCTACGTAAAAAAAGTGGTGTTTCCCCTTGAGGTTCTGCCATTTGTTGCAGCGGGTTCCGCGTTGTTTCACACATTTGTAAGTGTACTGGTGCTTCTCACATTTAATGTGCTGGTAAATCACACATTCCATTTAACCGTATTCTTTTTGCCCCTCATAATATTGCCCCTGTTCATGCTTGTTCTTGGTTTCTCTTGGTTTCTTGCTTCATTAGGGGTGTATTTACGCGATGTGGGGCAAACCGTCGGTATCCTGACAACGGCATTATTATTTATGAGCCCTATCTTTTTTCCGGCTACAGCACTGCCTGAACAGCTGCGCGCCTACCTTTTTGTAAATCCCCTCACATTTATAATAGAGCAAACGCGTCAGGCTCTTATCTGGGGGACCGCTCCGGATTGGTCTGGTCTTGTCGTCTACTTTTTTGCTGCATGCTTATTCGCATGGTTAGGGCTTCTGTGGTTTCAAAAAACACGCAAAGGGTTTGCCGATGTCCTCTGAGGTCGCTATTAGTGTTACAGATGTCAGCAAGTGTTATCAAGTCTACGCCACCCCCAGAGACCGCCTGAAGCAATTTATCCTGCCTCGTCTCCAAGCGCTTCTAGGGAGACACCGACGTCAGTATTATCGCGAATTCTGGGCACTTCGCGATATCTCTTTCACGATAAAAAAAGGTGAAACAGTAGGCATCATCGGGCGGAACGGGGCCGGTAAATCCACCCTGCTTCAAATGATATGCGGCACACTGACTCCGACACATGGAGACATCAAAACCAATGGTCGAGTAGCGGCGTTGCTTGAACTCGGCTCCGGCTTCAATCCTGAATTTTCAGGGCGCGAAAATGTCTATCTGAATGCTTCCATTCTGGGACTGAGCCAAACCGAGATCGATCAGCGTTTCGATGATATAATCGCTTTTGCCGACATTGGAGATTTTATCGACCAACCGGTGAAGAATTACTCCAGCGGCATGATGGTACGCCTTGCTTTTGCCGTCATTGCTCATGTGGATGCAGATATTCTTGTTATCGATGAAGCCCTGGCTGTCGGAGATGCATTTTTCACCCATAAATGCATGCGTTTTCTCCGCCAATTCATGAAGACCGGCACCATCCTGTTTGTCAGCCATGATACATCTTCAGTCCGGAACCTATGCAGAGACGCTCTGTGGCTGGAAAAAGGGCAGGTTGTTCAGTTCGATAAATCAAAGATTGTCTGCGAAAACTACCTTGAAGCCTTTTACGAAGAACAGCAGGGGAAAAGTACGACGACGCGCATAAAAAAAATGCCTGAAACTTCCGGGCCGGTATCTCTGAAAGATCAGCGCGCAGACTTTATAAATACCAGCAATTTGCGTAACGATATTGAGCTTTTTGATTTTGATCCCGACGCTCCTTCTTTTGGCAAAGGAGCCGCCAGAGTAACCGCGGTCAGGTTTTTAGATAAAGACCGTAATCCGCTCTCCTGGATAGTCGGTGGAGAAGAGGTCTATCTCCAGGTCGAAGTCTATGCCGACAAAACTCTGCGGTCACCAATTATCGGTTTTTATGTGAAAGATCGCCTTGGCCAGACCCTCTTTGGCGATAACACGTGGCTTACCTATATGGATTCCCCTGTTCAATGTGTTGCAGGAGAATTCCTTACAGCGGAATTCGGATTTTACATGCCTCGACTGCTTGCCGGAGATTATTCCATAACCGTTGCCGTCGCCGATGGCAATCAGGATGATCATGTGCAACATCACTGGATTCATGACGCCCTTTTCTTCAAATCTGAATCCACCAGTGTTGCCGGAGGGCTTATCGGCTTGCCAATGAATAGGATTAAGTTGCAGAAAAAGGAAACACCATGAAAATCATAGACTCGGGTCTGCTGGCAGTGCCTGACTTCAAACCACGTTCTCTCAAAGAACCCGTCGC
This region of uncultured Desulfuromonas sp. genomic DNA includes:
- the hldE gene encoding bifunctional D-glycero-beta-D-manno-heptose-7-phosphate kinase/D-glycero-beta-D-manno-heptose 1-phosphate adenylyltransferase HldE, giving the protein MTEDQIQDFMESLPQLRALVVGDLMLDEYLWGKTGRISPEAPVPVVDISQDDLRLGGAGNVVNNLRALGCQVQVCSVLGDDADGRCLLSQLEQTGVDVAGALFDVDRKTSRKTRILASNQQMMRIDRESRQPLSGEIEKQLIDEIVARITHVDVVFLSDYGKGVLTDLVLSRVIQAGRSQGVPVVVDPKGTDYCRYRGATLLTPNRSEASEASGIRIEDNSSLAAAGKKLLELADLDALVLTRSEEGMSLFFRQGDQIDLPTRAQEVFDVSGAGDTVLALVGIGLAAKLSLKQAATVANIAAGIVVGKVGTSTVSSREIMQAVLQNGLPEESKIQTSQALADILSHARKYGKRVVFTNGCFDLLHAGHVSYLQRARELGDILVVGLNTDQSVQRLKGPTRPLVNEDDRAFVIAALACVSYVVLFDEDTPLELIKELRPDVLVKGADYTLDNVVGRREVESWGGAVELIEFIHGRSTTGIVERILASQ
- a CDS encoding glycosyltransferase family 2 protein, coding for MILSVRLVQKAGPVIDIVLASYNGADFIQQQIESIQACAGYDELVARILVVDDGSSDATLTIVSSLAKSDGKISFFAGGDSPLGVVGNFSRGLKLTCAPYVMFCDQDDVWLPNKIKLSLHAVVGVESSVGRHIPVLTYSDLKVVDSRLQVLADSFWAYQGIPESWGERFSQLLVQNVAAGCTMLFNRALVEKACPFPGQIMMHDWWMLLVAHVFGKVVRQPQTLVLYRQHSSNQIGAKKLSGVLFFQFVPLLRQAWSNLYRLSDQARAFSACFKRELQGFQPESELKTLQFLVGLSSFSTVKKVGALVDGTIRKSNLFRNVCLFFLLLFPPYRKSD
- the rfbB gene encoding dTDP-glucose 4,6-dehydratase, translating into MKVVVTGGAGFIGSAVIRHIIQDTEDSVVNLDKLTYAGNLQSLQQVADSRRYFFEKVDICDRAEVERVFNQHQPDVIMHLAAESHVDRSIDGPAAFIETNIVGTYTLLDVARQYWSQLDEVRKSVFRFHHISTDEVYGDLEEADDLFVEDMAYAPSSPYAASKASSDHLVRAWNRTFGLPVVVTNCSNNYGPYHFPEKLIPLMILNALEGKSLPVYGSGKQIRDWLYVEDHARALYTVLTTGEIGETYNIGGHNEKKNIEVVQAICALLEELSPQKPAGITNYVDLITYVQDRPGHDLRYAIDAGKIQRELGWAPQETFESGLRKTVQWYLDNQLWCQHVQDGSYQRQRLGMNVAVTTQDGE
- the rfbD gene encoding dTDP-4-dehydrorhamnose reductase, producing the protein MGTLRIALIGANGMLASMFRRTTPPTVQLYPFDLPQFDLTDHDQVRSLLFDLAPEIIINCAAFTQVDNCETQQSLAYAVNGAGPGVLAEVAREIQATLVHISTDFVFSGEKTTPYTEDDPTGPISVYGKSKLQGEQTIRESGLSQYYIVRTSWLYGPEGPNFVETMIRLAGEREVLGIVADQLGSPTSTYDLADAVWRLLALTDGARPRAEYGIYHYSNEGVCSWYDFTCEIVSQLHQFDQKLVVKTINPIATTDYPVPAGRPAYSVLSKEKITQQIGLKVPAWQVSLHHYLQERFNA
- the rfbA gene encoding glucose-1-phosphate thymidylyltransferase RfbA — translated: MSGIKKGIVLAGGAGTRLYPLTLVASKQLQSVYDKPMIYYPLSTLMRAGVQDILIISTPQDTPRFQELLGDGSRYGLRLSYEVQAEPKGIAQAFLVGEEFINGEPVCLILGDNIFYGKMGLTKIFSGFEGGAKVFGYPVNDPERYGVVEFDAGGKAIGLEEKPQQPKSRYAVPGLYLYDSKVVEITRALRPSARGELEITDVNLEYLKRGELQVEKLERGIAWLDTGTHQSLLEASHFIGTLEARQGLKIACLEEVAYKKGYLTAEQMAQVINNTPPSSYRSYLEMVLSDGVH
- the rfbC gene encoding dTDP-4-dehydrorhamnose 3,5-epimerase; this encodes MDVIKTAIPEVLIFEPRVFGDDRGFFYESFNLRHWQELSGLQREFVQDNHSRSSRGVLRGLHYQLPPAAQGKLVRCTVGEVYDVAVDIRRSSPTFGQWVGVSLSAENKRQLWIPEGFAHGFVVLSEVAEFLYKTTDYYAPECERCIRWDDPDIAIEWPCVNPQLSAKDHKGGCLSAAQVFEG